In Altererythrobacter rubellus, the following are encoded in one genomic region:
- the nusB gene encoding transcription antitermination factor NusB translates to MNTPARSQARSAARLAAVQALYQMQMEGTALARLLNEFHQHRLGREVDDEDHEGEVFADAEADFFDDIVSGVDARREEIDELLVGKLADGWTIARLDKTMLQILRAGAYELMARADVPTATAINEYVDVAKAFFDDREAKFVNGLLDAVGKDVRS, encoded by the coding sequence ATGAATACCCCCGCTCGCTCTCAGGCCCGGTCTGCTGCACGTCTTGCTGCGGTTCAGGCGCTTTACCAGATGCAAATGGAAGGCACTGCCCTTGCCAGACTGCTCAACGAATTTCACCAGCACCGGCTAGGTCGCGAAGTCGATGACGAAGATCATGAAGGCGAGGTCTTTGCCGATGCTGAAGCCGATTTCTTTGACGATATCGTCAGCGGAGTAGATGCCCGCCGCGAGGAGATTGATGAACTGCTGGTCGGCAAGTTGGCCGACGGATGGACAATAGCGCGGCTCGACAAGACCATGCTGCAAATCCTGCGCGCCGGGGCCTACGAATTGATGGCCCGCGCCGATGTGCCAACCGCAACCGCGATCAATGAGTATGTCGATGTCGCAAAAGCTTTCTTCGACGACCGCGAAGCCAAATTCGTGAACGGCCTTCTTGATGCGGTTGGCAAGGATGTGCGGTCATAG
- the hisD gene encoding histidinol dehydrogenase — protein MQRLVSSDPGFAAAFDALVNARRESDADVSADVARILADVKARGDAALAEYSQRFDSHELASDCDWIITADECKEAYEALDGELRDALELAAERIRAYHADQLPANRDFTDDAGVRQGAIWRAVDAAGLYVPGGRAAYPSSLLMNAIPAKVAGVERLVVVTPTPQGKTNPLVLAAAHMAGVDEIWRVGGAQAVAALAYGTDRIAKVDVITGPGNAWVAEAKRQLFGVVGIDMVAGPSEILVIADKHNRADWIAADLLSQAEHDPTSQSILITDDAGFADAVSAQVEAQLVELATCETATASWNANGAIIIVDNVADAAPLADQLAAEHVELAVADPEPLLKAIRHAGSVFLGRMTPEAIGDYVAGPNHVLPTGRRARFASGLSVLDFMKRTSFIALDDASLGRIGPAAVSLAHAEGLPAHAKSVELRLK, from the coding sequence ATGCAAAGACTGGTTTCCTCTGATCCCGGCTTTGCTGCCGCATTCGATGCCTTGGTCAATGCTCGGCGCGAAAGCGATGCTGATGTCAGCGCAGACGTTGCCCGCATATTGGCTGACGTAAAGGCGCGCGGCGATGCGGCGCTGGCGGAATATTCGCAGCGTTTCGATAGTCACGAACTGGCCAGCGATTGCGATTGGATCATCACCGCGGATGAATGCAAAGAAGCATACGAGGCTCTGGACGGCGAATTACGCGACGCGCTGGAACTCGCAGCAGAGCGGATCCGCGCCTATCATGCCGACCAGCTTCCCGCGAACCGCGATTTCACCGATGATGCGGGCGTGCGCCAAGGTGCGATCTGGCGCGCGGTTGATGCGGCTGGTCTGTATGTTCCGGGCGGACGTGCAGCCTATCCATCCTCGCTGCTGATGAATGCCATTCCAGCTAAGGTAGCAGGGGTAGAGCGGTTGGTGGTGGTCACCCCTACCCCGCAAGGAAAGACCAACCCATTGGTTCTCGCGGCTGCGCACATGGCAGGCGTCGACGAGATCTGGCGTGTCGGCGGCGCACAAGCAGTCGCAGCGCTAGCCTATGGAACCGATCGCATCGCCAAAGTGGATGTCATTACTGGCCCGGGCAATGCCTGGGTGGCAGAGGCGAAACGCCAGTTGTTCGGCGTCGTCGGGATCGACATGGTCGCTGGCCCAAGCGAAATCCTAGTGATTGCGGACAAGCACAATCGCGCAGACTGGATCGCAGCAGACTTGCTCAGTCAGGCGGAACATGACCCGACTTCGCAATCAATCCTGATCACTGACGACGCCGGTTTTGCCGATGCGGTGTCGGCGCAGGTTGAAGCACAACTGGTCGAGCTTGCTACCTGTGAAACGGCCACTGCGAGCTGGAACGCAAATGGTGCTATCATCATCGTCGACAATGTGGCCGATGCAGCACCGCTCGCTGATCAGTTGGCCGCTGAGCATGTCGAACTTGCAGTAGCTGACCCGGAACCCTTACTCAAAGCGATCCGTCACGCTGGCAGCGTTTTCCTTGGCCGGATGACGCCGGAGGCCATCGGTGACTATGTGGCAGGGCCAAACCATGTTTTGCCCACCGGGCGACGTGCGCGTTTTGCCAGCGGGCTTTCCGTGCTCGATTTTATGAAACGCACCAGCTTTATTGCATTGGACGATGCTTCGCTCGGCAGGATCGGTCCTGCTGCGGTATCGCTGGCACATGCAGAGGGCTTGCCCGCGCACGCCAAATCGGTTGAATTGAGGCTCAAATGA
- the hisG gene encoding ATP phosphoribosyltransferase, with the protein MTDIVNKLLTFAIPKGRILDESLPLMAHAGVVPEDAFHDKGNRALSFATTRPDMRLIRVRAFDVATFVAHGAAQIGIVGSDVIEEFDYADLYAPVDLDIGHCRLSVARVAGDEAPSGTVSHLRVATKYPNLTRRHFEAQGIQAECVKLNGAMELAPSLGLARQIVDLVSTGATLKQNGLVETDRILDISARLIVNRAALKTDPRVAELVSAFREFASKKAAA; encoded by the coding sequence ATGACTGACATCGTGAACAAACTGCTGACTTTCGCAATTCCCAAAGGCCGCATTCTCGATGAATCGCTGCCCTTGATGGCGCATGCAGGCGTGGTGCCAGAAGATGCCTTTCACGACAAAGGCAACCGCGCGCTAAGTTTTGCAACAACGCGTCCAGATATGCGGCTGATCCGCGTGCGCGCTTTCGACGTAGCCACCTTCGTCGCGCATGGCGCAGCGCAGATCGGTATCGTCGGCTCTGACGTGATCGAGGAGTTCGATTACGCTGACCTTTATGCACCGGTTGATCTGGACATCGGCCACTGCCGACTGTCGGTTGCACGCGTAGCCGGGGACGAAGCACCAAGCGGCACAGTCAGCCATCTGCGCGTTGCAACCAAATACCCCAATCTCACGCGCCGACATTTCGAGGCGCAAGGCATTCAGGCTGAGTGCGTCAAGCTGAATGGGGCTATGGAATTGGCACCTTCGCTAGGCTTGGCGCGGCAGATCGTGGATCTGGTTTCAACCGGCGCGACGCTGAAGCAGAACGGCTTGGTCGAGACTGATCGCATCTTGGACATTTCTGCGCGGCTGATCGTCAATCGCGCGGCGCTGAAAACCGATCCACGCGTCGCTGAACTTGTGTCTGCCTTCCGCGAGTTTGCCAGCAAGAAAGCTGCGGCTTGA
- a CDS encoding alpha/beta fold hydrolase: MEQKRVSLANGIELDVVDEGPVDAPALIFLHGFPESHRTWRHQIAHFSDRFRCIAPDQRGYRGSSKPQEVDAYTPDKLIGDVFLLSDALRIAKFTIVGHDWGGAIAWGVALGGQHTRVESAIIANAPHPAVFQKLLYTNRGQREASQYIRAFRDPANDGLIREKGITGILKQEVNWDRPDTMPAEERAQLLRDWEDRDACFGMLNYYRASQMTVPTMDEPFEVPAGYTPPPIPKLTIPTLVIWALDDLALPPENLEGLDEVIDPLTIVQVPDCGHFVPWEAPDKVIAAMEYFLAANG, translated from the coding sequence ATGGAGCAAAAGCGCGTATCGCTCGCGAACGGTATCGAACTTGACGTGGTCGATGAAGGCCCGGTCGACGCCCCTGCCCTAATTTTCCTGCATGGTTTTCCCGAAAGCCATCGCACATGGCGACACCAAATCGCACATTTCAGTGACCGTTTTCGGTGCATTGCCCCCGATCAGCGCGGCTATCGCGGTTCTTCAAAACCGCAAGAAGTCGACGCCTATACGCCCGACAAGCTGATCGGTGATGTCTTTCTTCTCTCCGACGCACTGAGAATCGCCAAGTTCACTATCGTGGGACACGATTGGGGCGGCGCGATTGCCTGGGGTGTGGCACTGGGTGGACAGCATACCCGCGTGGAGAGTGCGATTATTGCCAATGCTCCGCATCCGGCCGTGTTTCAGAAGCTGCTCTACACCAATCGCGGCCAGCGTGAGGCGAGCCAATATATTCGCGCGTTTCGTGACCCTGCCAATGATGGCCTGATCCGCGAGAAGGGGATCACCGGCATCCTGAAACAGGAAGTGAATTGGGACCGGCCCGACACAATGCCCGCTGAAGAACGCGCACAATTGCTAAGGGATTGGGAAGATCGCGACGCGTGTTTCGGCATGCTCAATTACTATCGCGCCAGCCAGATGACTGTCCCAACGATGGACGAGCCGTTCGAAGTTCCCGCGGGTTACACGCCTCCGCCAATTCCCAAGCTGACGATCCCGACGCTGGTGATCTGGGCGCTGGATGATTTGGCATTGCCGCCGGAAAATCTCGAAGGGCTGGACGAAGTGATCGATCCACTAACCATCGTTCAAGTGCCCGATTGCGGGCATTTCGTTCCTTGGGAGGCGCCGGACAAGGTGATCGCCGCGATGGAATATTTCTTGGCAGCCAACGGCTAG
- a CDS encoding SDR family NAD(P)-dependent oxidoreductase, whose protein sequence is MDFTGKVVWITGASSGIGAALARKWASRGAHLVLSGRDEARLAKVAADCGETLILPFDVRDDAALADATAKAIAWKGGVDAAVANAGVSQRSQALKTEMSVYRDIIDIDLTAQIAFTQGLIGHMAERGSGNLLFISSIAGKVGVPMRTAYCAAKFGLAGYADALRAELSQKGVSVHVIYPGSIATDVSRNALTSDGSKRGRSDKVIDEGIRPNDAAKTMIDAVAAGEREIIVAEGMEQAMGEMRRTPDQLFDQVAAMVAAGYIEKMESEG, encoded by the coding sequence ATGGATTTCACCGGCAAGGTGGTTTGGATCACTGGCGCATCATCCGGGATTGGCGCTGCGCTGGCGCGCAAATGGGCCAGCCGCGGCGCTCATCTGGTGCTGTCTGGCCGCGATGAAGCGCGGCTTGCAAAGGTCGCTGCGGATTGCGGCGAAACATTGATCCTGCCGTTCGACGTGCGCGACGATGCCGCGCTTGCAGATGCCACGGCCAAAGCCATCGCTTGGAAAGGTGGCGTAGACGCAGCCGTCGCCAATGCCGGCGTCTCCCAACGCAGCCAGGCACTCAAGACCGAGATGAGCGTCTATCGCGACATTATCGATATCGACCTGACCGCGCAGATTGCCTTCACGCAAGGGTTGATCGGACACATGGCTGAACGCGGCTCTGGCAACCTGCTCTTCATTTCGTCAATCGCAGGCAAGGTCGGCGTGCCAATGCGCACTGCCTATTGCGCGGCGAAGTTCGGCCTTGCCGGCTATGCCGATGCGCTTCGAGCGGAATTGAGCCAGAAGGGTGTCTCCGTCCATGTCATTTATCCCGGTTCAATAGCCACCGATGTCAGCCGCAACGCGCTGACATCTGACGGCAGCAAGCGCGGGCGCAGCGACAAAGTGATCGACGAAGGGATTCGGCCCAATGACGCAGCCAAAACCATGATCGATGCAGTTGCCGCGGGCGAGCGCGAAATCATTGTGGCTGAAGGTATGGAACAGGCCATGGGCGAAATGCGGCGCACACCGGATCAGCTGTTCGATCAGGTCGCGGCCATGGTCGCCGCTGGATATATCGAGAAGATGGAATCGGAAGGCTGA
- a CDS encoding pirin family protein produces the protein MIEQTVTPTTHDLGQFEVRRVLPKRERTMVGPFIFVDEFGPAQLDVGSAMDVRPHPHINLATVTWLFEGAIEHRDSLGTFSTIRPGTVNLMTAGKGIVHSERSPAEERAIGPKLYGIQTWLALPDGREEIDPAFEAVNDLPVIEDQCAKATIIMGELWGKRATTTTYADTIYAEIVLAPTGSLPIEVSADERAVMLVGGEASVDGQALGLYELSVLAPGRNMMLSSDRGGRIMLLGGEAFSTPRHAWWNFVSSDKERIRQASEDWKAGRFPKVPGDAEEYIPLPEGRPKTVTD, from the coding sequence ATGATTGAGCAAACCGTCACACCAACTACGCATGATCTTGGCCAGTTCGAGGTCCGCCGCGTGTTGCCAAAGCGCGAGCGCACGATGGTTGGACCCTTTATCTTTGTTGACGAGTTTGGCCCCGCACAGCTTGACGTCGGCAGCGCGATGGATGTGCGCCCGCACCCACATATCAATCTTGCGACTGTAACTTGGCTGTTTGAAGGCGCGATCGAACACCGCGACAGTCTCGGCACGTTTTCCACCATTCGCCCCGGAACAGTAAATTTGATGACGGCGGGAAAAGGGATCGTCCATTCGGAACGCTCACCTGCTGAAGAACGCGCTATCGGGCCGAAACTCTACGGTATACAAACCTGGCTCGCCCTGCCGGATGGACGCGAAGAAATCGATCCTGCGTTCGAAGCAGTTAATGACCTTCCGGTTATCGAGGACCAATGCGCCAAGGCCACGATCATCATGGGCGAGCTTTGGGGCAAGCGCGCAACTACAACCACCTATGCTGACACAATATACGCAGAGATTGTGCTCGCGCCCACGGGGTCCCTACCTATTGAGGTGAGCGCGGACGAACGCGCGGTCATGCTTGTGGGCGGCGAAGCCAGCGTCGATGGGCAAGCGCTTGGGCTCTATGAATTGAGCGTGCTCGCACCGGGCAGGAATATGATGCTTTCAAGCGATCGGGGCGGGCGAATTATGCTGCTAGGGGGTGAAGCCTTCTCGACTCCGCGCCACGCCTGGTGGAACTTCGTCAGCTCTGACAAAGAGCGTATTCGCCAAGCCAGCGAGGACTGGAAAGCAGGTCGCTTCCCAAAAGTGCCGGGAGACGCAGAGGAGTATATCCCGCTACCCGAAGGAAGGCCAAAAACCGTCACTGACTAA
- a CDS encoding BolA family protein — protein MTGSIAQEMEELLRAALHPTHLDIINDSTLHHGHSGDDGSGESHFTIVIESKAFDGVSRLQRQRMVNAALHNIPGERVHALAIKARAPGEHKGG, from the coding sequence ATGACAGGTTCTATAGCTCAAGAAATGGAAGAACTGCTGCGCGCAGCGCTTCATCCCACCCACCTCGATATTATCAATGACAGCACATTGCACCACGGGCATTCCGGTGACGATGGCAGCGGCGAATCGCACTTTACCATTGTGATCGAAAGCAAAGCTTTTGACGGTGTCTCACGACTTCAGAGGCAACGCATGGTCAACGCGGCGCTGCACAATATTCCCGGAGAACGGGTCCACGCATTGGCGATCAAGGCGCGCGCTCCAGGTGAACATAAGGGCGGATAG
- a CDS encoding DnaJ domain-containing protein: MAQTRFHGRFEDTGQVCQHPTCQQDGEFRAPGYRANGFDGPGEYRWFCLDHVREFNAGYDWFEGMSAEEILEAQSPALGWKTENPSFRPTAGVDGMPRWADFDDPLDAISARMAGIKSRAEREARMAMDGRFSSDEARALDTMGLGLDTDRRRLRRRYSELVRRYHPDRNGGDRKFEDRLNNVVEAYQLLRKSRAFV, translated from the coding sequence GTGGCTCAGACTAGGTTTCATGGACGTTTCGAAGACACCGGGCAGGTGTGCCAGCACCCTACGTGCCAGCAGGATGGCGAGTTCCGCGCTCCGGGCTATCGCGCAAACGGTTTTGATGGGCCGGGCGAATATCGCTGGTTCTGCTTGGATCACGTTCGCGAGTTCAATGCCGGATATGACTGGTTTGAGGGGATGAGCGCAGAAGAAATTCTGGAAGCGCAATCGCCCGCGTTGGGATGGAAGACGGAGAACCCCAGTTTCAGGCCAACGGCTGGCGTCGATGGTATGCCACGCTGGGCCGATTTCGACGATCCGCTGGACGCGATCAGCGCGCGCATGGCAGGAATAAAGAGCCGCGCAGAGCGGGAAGCCAGGATGGCGATGGATGGCAGGTTCTCATCCGATGAGGCGCGTGCGCTCGACACTATGGGGCTGGGGCTGGACACCGATCGGCGGCGATTGCGGCGACGCTATTCAGAGCTGGTACGGCGCTATCACCCTGATCGAAATGGCGGCGATCGGAAGTTTGAAGACCGGCTCAATAACGTAGTGGAAGCCTATCAATTACTTAGGAAAAGCCGCGCTTTCGTTTAG
- a CDS encoding glutathione S-transferase family protein, producing MAEFTFYTVAMSRGQIARWALHEAGADYEHVVFDWATRPENFKGINPMNKVPTLVHHHGGHDHIVTEAAAICHYLAETHPQAGLLPDEHERAAYFRWLFFAAGPLEQAVIAKAMNWEVPPERSGMAGFGSLDLTLGACHDWLSQNDFAAGSRFTMADVYFGSQFIWGLRFGSIEERPAFKAYVERITSRPKCVEAVAVDQKLINDAAESS from the coding sequence ATGGCCGAGTTCACATTTTACACTGTCGCGATGAGCCGAGGCCAGATTGCGCGCTGGGCGCTACATGAGGCGGGCGCGGACTACGAGCACGTGGTGTTTGACTGGGCGACGCGACCAGAGAACTTCAAAGGCATAAATCCGATGAACAAAGTGCCCACTTTGGTTCACCATCATGGCGGGCATGATCACATTGTGACCGAAGCGGCGGCAATCTGTCATTATCTCGCCGAAACGCACCCGCAAGCCGGATTGCTTCCTGACGAGCATGAGCGCGCCGCCTATTTTCGCTGGCTGTTCTTTGCTGCTGGCCCGCTTGAACAAGCGGTAATCGCAAAGGCAATGAACTGGGAGGTGCCCCCCGAGCGCAGCGGCATGGCTGGGTTCGGCTCGCTCGACCTTACATTGGGTGCGTGCCACGATTGGCTAAGCCAAAACGATTTCGCAGCAGGCAGTCGTTTCACAATGGCAGACGTCTATTTCGGCAGCCAGTTCATCTGGGGCTTGCGGTTTGGTTCGATTGAAGAACGGCCGGCGTTCAAAGCCTATGTCGAGCGGATCACATCACGACCGAAATGTGTCGAAGCGGTCGCAGTCGACCAGAAATTGATCAATGATGCGGCAGAGAGCAGCTAA